ggcctctgcttcttaaattgctctattctgactcccttggtttatggtatgaacttctatggtagaatgccaatgggattcggcggtgctgtctccttaatctcctgtgctcactggtcttgagctgacgtttatgggtttaacacagtccaactctagtcttttcagcactccatgttttgttgtctcacctatgggaaaaagagaaaggggggaagaaaggaaaaaaaaagatgggaaggagggaaaaaggaaatagaaaaggaggaaaggaaggaaggagggaagaaggaataaagaaagatcggagggaagataagaaggaattttaacaaaaattaaaacatagaaatagataaaagaaggcaggaagaagacataaaaatggtaaaggatgggaggaagaaggaatgaagaaaaaaaaaagagagaggaagaaggaattcaggcggaaaggaggaaaggaaaaaaaaaaatcttctgctggctttaaaccggtcaggttagttctgctggtcatcctgtctgtgcaacgggagggggtggttggaaggattggtttcacttttctcccttcctgggccacactcttcgctgttgttcagcctgcagtctcccctagccctgcagctcccctctgctgggtgttctgcctttcacctagagagctagtagcgccctgcagggctctgtgcacaggtgttaggtaggcgttgtaggtgtggtccctggcaggcaatcagggtgttgatcagccaatccagcagctttgttcttgggacgcgcaagcggcggctccagccgctttggcttgggcgGGTGCGCtcgcagcagggggatccagctgctttgggtttgggaagctctcaagcggctttgtgcttggagcggGCAGCCGGCCgatccagccaccctgggcttgagtctcttgggCAGGCGGGGCCGCCTTgtgactgaatcacgcggcactcaggtccgaggttttgggcctgtgggtggagcagctaacctctgctccagatgctctcagaggtttcaggtgtgggcgcccctccggggtttcatgtgtgtgcctCCAGTTCGCTAATTGCGTGCGTGCAAcagggcctcaggtgagcgccggggctccagggctgcttatcctgcgctggcagtccaggggcggaggggggaggggcaccaggggccgcggctgctgccgagagttctctaactagcccctgagtgtctctattttctttttctttttgagaaattcctccttttcaagcccccctggtccaatcaagcacctggctgctcacagctcagcctggccctctcccaagactcctgcagcagcccctgcgccagggctggcgcttctgctgcccttgtaccgcgcggtcccgggtcccggggaccttattgtccttgagcactcttcttactgtcagatctttcaatatcctctatctttggtctctgatcttcgtatatgctggaatactgttggctgttcgctctgctcctcagatcagctaggtatttccctggcgttgaggggaagtggactctgctcccacctatgttgccgccgtCTTCCGGAACCCCCCtaaaaatatcactttttaaCATTGACATTTGGGGAGGGATAATAACTGGGGTGggttgtatgtgtgtttgtgaatTGTAGGTGTTTAGTGGTATCCCTTCAAGTATGGCTAGGGGCAAACTAATTTATGGTTGAGGCCAGCTGACTAGAAGCGACCTGAAAAAGTTATTATCAAGGCCCATCACATGCTCTGATATTAACTTTGATTGAATCACTAACCCCCTGCAGATCCTCCCTAAGGCCTTGCTACTGGCCgttccctctgctgggcacacACTTGCCCACATAATTGtgatttccctccttttctcccttgagTTCTGTGCTCAAATGTCTCCTTGTTGGCAGGTCTTGCCTAAAAACACGTGAGACATAGAATGGCCTTGTCACTTTCTCCTTTAGACCTGCTTTCATTTTCTGCACAGGATTTGTCACCATCTgtaatgttaaatttatttcttttatttgtttctgtatttgataggggactcaagagttggaaaattttagtttaaggtaaatagttaataagcctagtaggtgATGCGCATGTTAAAgctgttgtttcaggaactgcagataAGGCCCACTACTCCCTGGAgagacagctgacctcctggggcacagctggaAACATCCAAGCCTTGTGTTCTAGGGAGAGACAGACACCTGCCTGTCTTCCCGGGGACAGCTAACTGCCCCAGGCTAGAATACTGcactttttaaatctaattttccccgaatttcaaaacccctcactgcactttGTTCTGTGTTGTAAAAAGGCTGGcgtggaaagaaaatgtaagatggtccaTTAGGGTATGAaccgctgtcttctcagatcaccagtcatctgaataaagtgcccataaagattcaatccctgtctctgcttattgggttccgtatgtgacaggcagcaagAACGCTTTTTTTTTTCCGGTTTCATATTCTCTGCCGGTATTTACTGGTAAGGAATTGTGTTCTTCAGCACCTTCTACTCACAGCCTGGACAGTGTGGAAAACATATTCTGCAGTCAATTTATACTCCCAAAGTACCTGATATATTTCTCATTATAACTGTAGTATGCCTGACATCTTGGGAAAAAAGCAGGTTGGAAACAAAATGCCTACTCTGAGATGACACAGAAAACTCCTACAGGGGACAAATCCATCTGAAATCACTGAAATTAATTTCTTGACTACAAAATATAAACGGTAGCATAGAGCTATGCGAGTAATACTGGCTTATAAGAAAATTACTCCTGTTCTCTTTCACCATCTTGAAAGTCAGCTCCACCTCATGGATCCAGGGAACCTTACTAGAGTGTCAGAGTTTCTTCTCCTGGGACTATCAGAGGAACCAGAACTGCAGCCCCTCTTATTTGGGCTGTTCCTCTccatgtacctgatcactgtgttgggaaacctgctcatcaccctggctgtcagctcagactcccacctccacacgcccatgtacttcttcctctccaacctgtcccTGGTAGACATCtgtttcacctccaccaccatcccaaagatgctgctgaacatccagaCACAGAGTAAAGCCATCACCTATGCAGGCTGCATCAGCCAGATGTATTTTCTCATACTCTTTGCAGGGTTGGACAACTTCCTCCTGACTGTGATGGCGTATGACCGATTtgtggccatctgtcaccccCTGCACTATACGGTCATCATGAACCCCCGGCTCTGTGGACTGCTGGTTCTGGTGTCCTGGATCATAAGTGCATTGGATTCCTTGCTACAATGCTTAATGGTGTTGCGACTTTCTTTTTGTGCAGATTTGGAAATCCCCCTTTTTTTCTGTGACTGCCAACAGGTAGTCCAACTTGCCTGTTCTGACACCTTTTTGAATGACACAATGATGTATTTTGCAACTGTGCTACTGGGTGGTGGTCCCCTGGCTGGGATCCTTTACTCTTACTCTAAGATAGTGTCCTCCATACAAGCAATCCCATCAGCTCTGGggaagtataaagcattttccacctgtgcatctcacctctcagttgtctccttattttatggTGCAGGCCTCGGAGTGTATCTCAGCTCTGCTGGTACCCACAGCTCACAGTCCAGTGCAACAGCCTCAGTGATGTACACGGTGGTTgcacccatgctgaaccccttcactTACAGTCTCAGGAACAGAGACATAAAGAGAGCTCTCAAAAGATTCTTTGGGATGGCAGGTACAAAGGGGACAATCACCCTGAGTCTGAAAAAGTGACCTTGCTTTATTGGCCCCAAGACTCAAAACCagaaattatgattttttaatcaaattgtgGGTTTTGAACTTGCTCCTTGTATTTCTGTCCTGGAATTTCGTGTGTTCATTTCAACTTCTCTATACAGTTTAAGTCACCATTTTATTAAGCTTTCTACTTTGTCTGTTGTCTAAATAGTTATTacctttgtcctttttctttctcaaagattTTTCTAACTTTGAATAGGAATATTtggatgtttttatttacttctgtgGCAACAAAAATCTTAAGAATAATTTCTTCTCCAATGACATATTATTGTaagtaatttgtttttgttctgtagGTAGAATAATAGTAAGTGATATTACTGATGTGGAAAAAACCTCACTTGGCTTCTAAGTgtatacattatttcattatattaaaaaaatgtgattctTTGATCAGGATATGGAAGTAGAAATTACTCTCTCATTTATTTCCTCGagtttctgtttctatgatttcAACGTCTCTCTACGATTCAAGTGAATTATTTAATACCTTTTCAACACTGTGATCTCCAGCAGCTTTTCTTTGTCATATTTCTCCTCTCCCAAATTGATTCCCAACCTTGGATGAAACATTCAGATATTGCCATTTACCTCATGACTTACAGGGATTTGTTAAGAACAAattcttttgaaatgaaatatactgagtcatttttcttttgtttcactaaAAGAAACATCTTGAGATGTAGTACTCCTACGGAATTATACTGCACCTGGTAACCAAAACCATTTATATCATTTCATAGAAGAGGAAACTAGAAGAGCACAGTTTAACACTTCTTGTACATCATTTCTTCATATCTCATTTCAATAAGAGCAGGCCTACCGTAACTGCTCTTATTGAAAATGTAGACTTCAACATATAGTGTGTTTAGTAACAGGCCATTGAGTTGTCTTCCCTCTTTAGGGTCCTGATTCTCATTGAGCTTTGTGTCCACATTCTTAGAATAGTAACAGGCAAAACTGACCATCAAATCATGTCTCCAATCCTAGTTGACATGCAAACACAAACTTCAATACTTAGTTTAACAGAATATGTCCTGAGAGTCAAAGACGATCTTAAGTCTGAAGAAGCAAAATTTTAAGTCATACATTTACTACTATGTAAACTAGTTTTTATGGTGTATGTTTACTTATTGATGTGTATAAGATCAGTGTCCAAGTGTAAAGAAATTTATGCTTGGGGTGAAGTATTGCTTGGTGTAATTATGTTTTCTATGGAATGATCTTCCTACCTCCACTTGGAAACTTTCATTGCTGCCTAAAAATATGACTCCCTCTATTGCTCTAAATGAAGCATTTCCCCCtactgtaaatattattttaaccaCTGGAGAGGTAGGGAAAGAGCTACATCAATCTCATGcagtgtatatattacatatgtgatCTATagatatgtcatatatatatgtaaatggcCAAACAATGACTCACTAGAGAGCCTGCATTCCTGTCCAGTTCTGGGACTTGGAGTCGTACGTGCCGCACAAACACACATGTTCTTTCAACCACTTCTGCTTACCTACAATGGACACTCAATGGACTCCCTCTTTAATGTAGTTATGTGAAGTAAAGTTCAATAACAGAATAATCATGAATGCCATctttaaatatcaaaacaaaagtCTACAATAACAATATGTCTACAATAACATATTGTAATAACAGATTACaataattttcttcccttctgtccaCGTTTGTTACTGTTGTCACTGGGTTTTACTGCACACCTAGTGATCCTAGAAGCAAATGGCTTAATATGATGCATTTGTTGCCAATGGGACTACATGGTGGGAAGTTGTTCTGAGTCTGACTGTCTCCTCATGGGTCTGTAGTCAGCTGTCAGTCTCTCTATTGTGTCTCTAAGGCTCATCCATGATGCTGTGTGTGGCTTAGTGCTCTTCTCTGCTGAACTGATTCACATCAGTTTATTCCCTTTATACATGCAAGTGAGTCATTACTTTATGGCAAAAATGGATTTATTAAATGATGATAGCTTTATTTTAATTCCtatattgatatataacatttGCTCTCTTCTTGGTTAGTAGAGATTCTCCCAGCACTTCTGGGGGTGACTCACCTATTTGTGCTCTAGATGTGAACCTGAGCCACGCTCTACGAGAAAATTTAATTCCTAACTGATTCATGGAGCATAATTATGTACGATGTACTGCACGTACAACATGCTGAATTAAGTGAGCCATACAAAAATTAAGAGTTTATACTACACAACCCCATTTGTGTATACTTTGTAAAGGTGTGTAAGTGTTAACTCTTTTGTTATGTTATTGTTAAAAATGCAATCACCCTGAaccagtttcttcatttctgaaggtaatatgagataataaattcTAATTACAGATAAATATTGTgcagaataaatgaaatgtattgCAATACTGTGTTGAGGTCAAAGACAATGTTGAAGTTTAGGAGTGTATGAGTGTACAATTGTACGCACTTTCCTCTCAAATAAGCACATtgacacatatatgcacatgcacacagaaTCACATatattcccatttatttatttatttatttttcaagggataatttcattgtttaatatgtGCAAACATAGTTAAGAACACACGATAAACACATACACAGTCCAGTTGTGCTTTCATTACTTGCAGGAAGCATAACAGATTACAGCAAAAACCTAAATTCTACATTTAGATTTGCTTTTAACTCACTGTAGGAACTTAGAAAGGTCAACACACCTTTttgatttccagtgttttcaaGTTCAACTTCAGAGTTTTGGAAAAGTTTATGCCTACAATCTCTTTAAGATCTAaatgtctttttgtttctttctttgttttttaaagatgttattcattcatttattttttattttaattttaattttatttatttattatttttattttttattttagaagattaatattttattttcgaAAAATActttggttttcaatttttttgagaagtatatatactatatttatttatttatttataattttattttttattttagaagattaatattttatttttagaataatacattggttttctttctttttaattttaattttttattgttattcaattacagttgtgtggcttttctccccatccctccaccccaccccagccaaacccacctccctcccctgctcccaccctcccgcttggttttgtccatgtgtcctttatagtaattcctgaacacccttctgcccactgtccctttgcccctcccccttggcaattgttggattgttcttaacttcagtgtctctggttatactttgtttgcttttatcctttgttgattatgttccagttaaaggtgagctcatatggtatttgtccctcaccaccaggcctatttcacttagcataatgctctccagttccatccatgctgttgcaaagggtataggcttcttctttctctctgctgcatagaattccattgtgtaaacgtatcATAGTTTTATGACTCACgtatttgctggtgggcacttagtttgctgacagtacttggctattgcaaattgtgctgctatgaacaatggggtgcagaggttcttttgcattggtgtttcagggttcttagggtataatcaggccatggaattggtgggtcaaaaggcagttccaattttagttttctgaggaaattccatactgttttccacagtggctgcaccagtctgcattctcaccaacagtgtactagggttcccttttttcctcatcctctccaacatttgtttgttgatttgttgatgttggacactctgaccagtgtgagatgataACACATTgtgtgtactttaaaaaaaatttttaaatttattttttattgttattcaattacagttgtatgccttttctttccactcctccaccccaccccagccagtcccacctccctcctccaactccaccctcccccttgattttgtccttgtgtccttaatagtagctcctatagacccctctgcccactatcccctcctattcccccctggctattgttagattgttctttacttcaatgtctctggttatattttgtttgctttattcttttgctgattatgttcaagttaaaggtgagatcatatggtatttgtccctcatcacctggcttatttcacttaacataatgctctccagttccatccatgctgttgcaaagggtataagctccttctttctctctgctgcatagaattccattgtgtaaatataccatagtttttggatccacacatttgctgatgggcacttaggttgcttctactacttggttattgtaagttgtgctgctatgaacattggggtgcacaggttcttttgaattggtgtttcagggttcttagggtataatcccagcagcggaattgctgggtcaaggggcagttccatttttagttttctgaggaaattccatactgttttccacagtggcctcaccagtctgcattcccaccaacagtgcactagggttcccttttctctgcatcctctccaacatttgtttgtggatttgtttacattggctactctgactggtgtgagatgatacctcattgtggttttaatttgcatctctctgatggctagtgatgctgagcatcttttcatatgtctctgggccctctgtatgttttcttcggagaactgtctgttcaagtcctttgcccatttgttaattgggttgtGTGTATTCCTGGAGTagggtcatgtgagttctttaaatattttagagatcaggcccttgtctgaggtatccttggcaaatatgttttcccatactgttggttctctttgtattttaatgctgttttctttagccctgcagaagctttttattttgatgaggtcccattagtttattctttcctttatgtctcttgctttaggggacgtgtctgtgcgGATGTTACTGCATtgaatgtctgaggttttcctgccaatgttttcctctaggacttttattgtgttatgacttatttaagtcttttattcatcttggatttatttttgtgtatggtgtaaggtggtgattgagtttatttttttgcacgtagctgtccagatctcccaacaccatttgttcaggaggctatttttgctccattttctgctcctgc
This window of the Desmodus rotundus isolate HL8 chromosome 9, HLdesRot8A.1, whole genome shotgun sequence genome carries:
- the LOC112308153 gene encoding olfactory receptor 7A17; this encodes MRVILAYKKITPVLFHHLESQLHLMDPGNLTRVSEFLLLGLSEEPELQPLLFGLFLSMYLITVLGNLLITLAVSSDSHLHTPMYFFLSNLSLVDICFTSTTIPKMLLNIQTQSKAITYAGCISQMYFLILFAGLDNFLLTVMAYDRFVAICHPLHYTVIMNPRLCGLLVLVSWIISALDSLLQCLMVLRLSFCADLEIPLFFCDCQQVVQLACSDTFLNDTMMYFATVLLGGGPLAGILYSYSKIVSSIQAIPSALGKYKAFSTCASHLSVVSLFYGAGLGVYLSSAGTHSSQSSATASVMYTVVAPMLNPFTYSLRNRDIKRALKRFFGMAGTKGTITLSLKK